Genomic segment of Streptosporangium sp. NBC_01755:
GCTTCGCAAGCTGGGCTTCCGCGACCTGCCCGCCGCCGCCGCACTCGGGGCGAGCGGGGCGACCACGGTCTCCGCCACCTCGTTCCTGGCCGCCAGGGCGGGAATCCGGATCTTCGCCACCGGCGGTCTCGGCGGTGTGCACCGCGGGTGGACCGACAGCCAGGACGAGTCGGCCGACCTCGACATGCTGAGCCGGACCCGCATCACCGTGGTCTGCGCGGGCGTGAAGTCGATCCTGGACGTCGGAGCCACCCTGCAGCGGCTGGAGACGCGCGGCGTCACGATCGCGGGGTTCCGTACCGACGAGTTCCCCGGCTTCTACCTGCACACCTCGGGCGAGCCGATCGACTGGCGGATCGAGACTCCGGCCGAGGCCGCGGACATCATGCGAGCCCAGGACGCGCTGGGCGGCCCGGAGAGCGCGCTGATCGTCGCCAACCCGGTGCCGCCGGCGGAGCAGCTCGACCCCGACCTGCACGACCGCGTCCTCGCCGAGGCCCTCGCCGCGGCCGAAGAACAGAAGATCACCGGCCAGGCCATCACCCCGTTCCTCCTGGGCTACCTGGTACGCGGCACCGGCGGCGCCTCGCTTGAGGCGAACCTGGCCGCGGTGCGGGGCAACGTCCGCGTCGCCGGGCGGATCGCGGCCTCCTGGAGCCGGGGAAACTGAGGAAACCATGACCGGAACGGGTCTGCTGGTCATCGGCGACGTGGTGACCGACGTCGTCGCGCTGCACGGCGGGTCGGCCAGGAGCGTCCTGGCCGTCGGCACGGACACCGCCGCCGACATCGTGCTGCGGCCCGGCGGCTCGGGGGCCAACACCGCCTCCTGGGCCGCCCGGCTGGGCGCCGACACGCGCATCCTGACCCGGGTCGGCTTCGACACCGCCGACTGGCACGCCGCCGAGCTGCGGCGCTTCGGAGTACGGCCCCATCTGCGGATCGACCCCGACCGGCCGACGGCCGTGGTGATCGCCATGGTCGACGTGACCGGGGAGCGTTCCATGCTCACCAACCGGGGGGCGGGCGGGCACATCGGCACGGGCGACTGGGACGAGAGCCTGCTGGAGGGGGTGGGCCATCTCCACCTGTCCGGATACACGCTGTTCGCCGAACCGGGGCTCCAGCTTTCCCGGCTGGCCATGGCCGAGGCGTCCCGGCGCGGCGTCTCGATCAGCGTGGACCCCGCCTCGACCGGATTCCTGCGCTCGTTCGGTGTCGAGCGGTTCATCCAGGAGACCCTGACCGCCCAGCTGATCATTCCCAACCTGGACGAGGCGCTGCTGCTCACCCGCGAGACCTCGGCCGAGGGGGCGGCGGAGATCCTGAGCCTGCGCTACGGCGCGGCGGCGGTGAAACTCGGCTCCCGCGGCGCGCTGATGGCCAGGAATGGAAAGTTGGCCGCCCGGGTTCCCGCGCTCACCACCGAGGTGATTGACTCCATTGGAGCGGGGGACGCGTTCGCGGCCGGGTTGCTGACGGCCCTGCTGAGCGGGGCCTGCGACGAGGCCGCGCTGGACGCCGGACGCCGTGCCGGAGCGGAGGCCGTGACGGTCTTGGGGGGCCGTCCACGTATCCTTCCGTCGGAGTTGGATACGAATGAGCTTTACCCTCTTAGCACCAATTGATAGCTTGCGGCGTAGGCTGCACCATTAGCCACACGCGTCACTTTGGGGAGGTTGCGGTCCGCCGATGGATGCCGAGTCATCGATCTGCCTGAGTGATCTGGTCCCAGCCCTGCGCTGGAGCCGACCCCAGCAAGTCGCCGAAGCCCTGACCGACCCCCGACTGCCCGCCGGCTGGTGGTCCTCGGTCGCCCTGCCCAAGGCCCTCGGCGCCGCCGGGCTCGACTGGGTCTGCGACAGGCTGGCCCGGCTCTCACTGTCGCGCTGGGACCACCTGCCGCTGAGCGACGTGCTGCCCGCCCTGCACGTGCACACGGTCGACCCCACCTTGCCAGGCTGGCCCGAGCCCGCACGCTCGGCCATCGCCGGGCTGGGCGGCTGGAGCCGACTGCGCCGCCTGACCGCTGGAGACCTGAGCGGGCCCGCGATGCCCGCCTCTCCCGAGGTCCTGGTCACCGCCATGTTCCACGAGGTGCTCAGCCGTATCCCGGGGATCGCCGAACAGGCCGCACCGGCCGCCGCTCAGGCTCAGTCCCCGGCAGAGGTCCAGGCAGAGGTCCAGGCCCCCGCGCAGATGCCCGTGCCACCGATCCCGGCCCAGCCACCTCCGCCGCAGGAGCAGCGCCAGGCGCCGGTCGCCCCCGCCCCTCCCGCCCCTGTCTCTCCCGCCCCCACCCCTCCCGCCCCCGAGCCTCCCGCCGCCAAACCCCCGGTCCGGCTCAGCGACTATCCACTGGTGCGCCTGATGGACAACATGTTCCGCGACTGGAGCGTGCTGGAGCGCGCGGTCGCCGTGGAACGGCTCTTCGCGGTGGACCCGATCAGCCTGCGCGCACTCGCGCACAAGCTGAACGCCGACCGGGACGCGCTCTCCTCGGCCCAGCGCACCGCCGAGGAGCGCATCCTGCTCTGGTTGCGCTCCTCGGAGTCCGCACCGCTCACCGGGCACATGTTCGGGCTGACCGAGTGGCTGGGCGCCGCCGCCACCAAGGACCAGCTCATCGGCGCCGACCCCGCGCACCCTGTCGAGGTCCCCACCCTCCAAACCCCGCTCTGGCGGGTGCTGGTCACTCTCATGCCCGACCGACGGCTCCAGGACGACTGGCTCGTCGTGGGCGATCTGGGCGGCCTGCGTGACAGGACCCGCCAACTCCTGGCGAACAAGCCGATCGACACCGACGCGGCCGCGCTCATGGAGCACCAGCTCGGCATCCGGGCCCACTCGGCCCAGGCCTGGCTGGACGCCCTCGCCGCGAGCGGGCAGGAGACGCCTCCCCAGGAGGCCGCCTCCGATGCGACCAGGCAGCTGCCTCGCCGCACTCCGGGGAGCAACGGCCACCACCACCGCGGCGGCCAGCCGATACCGCAGGTGAACGCCGGCGGCATCGACCCCCGCGCCGCCCTGGCCACGCTGTCGGCCCTGTCGGGCGGTAACACCCGGCCACACCTGATCACCAGCCGGCGGGCTCCGCTCCACCCGCCCGCGAGCCCGTCGGCCGACCCGAGCCGCTGGCAGCGCATCGAGGTGACCAGCGACCACCTGCGGGGCGGTCCCGTGGCCGTGCCCGAGGGGTACGCCACCCGGCTGGGCATGCGTCCCGGCACGCTGCTGTCGGTCACCGGCCCCGGTGACAACGCGGTGGTCCTGGTCTGGCGGGACCACCCTGTCTTCGACTCCCTGCAGCCCGTCCTGATGCGCCTGAACGCCCGGCCGGGCGACCAGGTCTACGTCACCGTGGACGGTTACCGCCTGGACGCCCAGCTGCCCGCCTGACTTTCGGAAAGGCCCTCCCCCGGAAAGCGATCCCGCGGGGAGGGCGAACGTTGATTCGCTTGTGTGAATCGGCGATATGCTTGGGCCTCCCAAGACCGGAATTAACTACTGGAACCCCATGTGACATGGGTGCCACTAGTCGTTTTCGTGTCAACAAACCCCCATTTCTCATCTTCTATTCGGCGGTTTCGGCCACTTACCTCACGGACCGGTGTCAGCTGTTTCCAGCGGCTGACACGAGAACAGGAACACGCAAGCTGTGAGGGAAGGACCGGAGCGGGCAACCCGGATCCACAACACCAGGGACTTCAGGTTGGCGTGGGCCGGGTCGACGCTTTCCATGACCGCGTTCCGGACCCTTGGCGTTTCCTATCCGCTGATAGCCCTGATGCTCACCGGCTCTCCCATGGCCGCCGGATGGGTGGGGTTCGCCTCGACCGTCCCCGGCCTCCTGCTGTACATCCCGGCAGGCGTCCTGATCGACCGCCTCACCCCGCGCCGGGTCATGCTCTGGACGGAGGCGATCCGGGGGATCGCCGCGGCCGGCGTGTTCGTGGCCCTGCTGTGCGGTTCGGCCTCGCTGGCCCATTTGGTGGTGGCCGCGGTCATCGAAGGAGCCCTGTGGGTCCTGCACTCACTGGCGGAGACCGCGCTGATCCCCTCGCTCGTCAGCCGCGACCGGCTTCCCCGCGCGCTCGCGCGAAGCGAGATGAGCTTCCACACCGCCGTCCTGGCGGGAAGACCTCTCGGCGGCTTCCTGCTGGGGATCGGGCAGGCGGTACCGTCCGCCGTCAACACGGTGCTTTTCTTTCTCTCGTTCGGTTTTCTGCTGCGCATGAACACGAACGGCGTCCGGCAGAAAGCACGTCCACGCCCGCTGGTCAAGGTCGGCGACGGCCTGCGGGAAGTCGCGCGGCAGCCTTTTCTTCGCACCGCGATGGGGCTGACCGCCTTCACCAATCTGATGGTCAACGCGCTGACCATGGTTTTCCTCTCGGGCTCGGCGGAGCTGTCGCCGCTGGTCGTCGGCCTGGTGCTCGCGGGGGGCGGGGCGGGCGGGGCCCTGGGATCCTTTGTGGTCCTGCGCCTCACACCGCCGCCCTGCATGCTGTTCCTGCAGGTGTGGATCTGGGCGGCCGCCTTCTCCATCGCCGCCGTCGGCCACCATCCCGTCTTCTTCGCCCTGGCGACACTGGTGACCGGATGCACCGGCGCTCTCAGCAACATCACGGTCAGGACGTTCGAGGCCCACGAGATCGGACCGGACAGGATAGCCAGGGTGGCAAGCGTGTCCCGGCTCACCAGCCGCGCGGCGATATCGGTGGCGGCACCGCTCGGCGCCTTTCTCGTCACCTGCTTCGGCAACGAGGGGGCGACGACGGTCCTTTTCCTCACCATGATCGTGGTTGCGGTGCTGGTGACAGCCGTCCCCTCGCTGCGTGGTGCCCTGATCGGGCCGAGAGGTGCCGCCCCGGCACAGGGACCCCCGATCAGGGTGGCTGGATGAGCCGGTCGGCCTCGGCGGCCAGGTGAGCGGGGAGTGCGGGTGCCCTCGCCGATCTGGCCCGGCGGGCCAGATCGGCCGCCGATTCGGCGTCATGCGCCAGAGCCCTGACCCGAGCGGCGTACAGCAGCGCCGGACCGTGATCTCCCGCCTCCGGTAGCACCGCTCTGACAGCCCGCTCCGCCTCGGAAAGGTTCCCCAGGAGAGCCAGTGCGAGCGCGTGGGCGGCCCGGGTGGAGGGCCACTGCAGCGGCCTGACCCGGTCGAGGTCGCGCAGCGCCGCCTCCGCCCGGCCGAGCCCGGCGAGGATCTCGCCCCGCGCCCGCAACGCCTCGGTGAGGTTCCCCTCCCTTCCCAGAACGTCGTTGAGGACGTCACGCGCCGCGTCGGGATGGCCGTCGTACCAGAGCGCCCAGGCGAGCTCGGTCTGGATGCTCATGTCATTGGGGACACGGCGTATCGCCGAGTACAGCTCCCGCACCGCGACCGAGGGACGTCCCTGGGCCAGCCGCAGCCGGCCGATCCCGGCGAGAAGGCCGCCGACGGCCGAGGTCGCCCCCAGCGTCTCGAAGAGGACCGCGGCGGTGCGGTAGTGCGACACGGCCTTCTCGAAGTCCTCCCGCCGGTGCGCCACGTTGCCGAGAAAGGACTCGATCTCCGCGCGGATCCTGGTGTTGTCACCGCACCGCTCCAGAGCCTCCTCGGCCTGTTTGGCGGCCAGCGCGAACTCACCGTCGCGGAACGAGAGCTCGGCGGCCCGCAGGTGGTCTTCGGGAAAGGTCCGGCTCTCGGCCTGCACGACGAGGTGGTCGTTCTGCAGGATCGGCTGGATGAGGCGTTCGTGCGACAGCTCGCACCAGCGGGTGCCCGCCTTGATGTCCTCGCGCAGGATGTGGCGGTCCACCAGCGCCCTGACCAACGCGTTCGGCATGCCCGCGGTGACGGTCTCCCCCTGGTAGACGACCTCGCGGGTGCCGAGTTCGGTGATGAAGCAGCGACGCAGCCAGCTCCTGAGCTCGGCGACGTCGTCTCCGAAGTGGTCATGGGCCACCTCGGAGATCATCCGCTCGGAGAAGTCGGTGAGGGAACGGTCGGCGTTGGCGAACCT
This window contains:
- a CDS encoding pseudouridine-5'-phosphate glycosidase produces the protein MRTTRQSLTRGMPRPSTEVAEALEQGAPIVALESTIISHGLPQPRNLEVAVELERLVREAGAVPATIAVLDGVARIGLDKSQLERIAGEPGLRKLGFRDLPAAAALGASGATTVSATSFLAARAGIRIFATGGLGGVHRGWTDSQDESADLDMLSRTRITVVCAGVKSILDVGATLQRLETRGVTIAGFRTDEFPGFYLHTSGEPIDWRIETPAEAADIMRAQDALGGPESALIVANPVPPAEQLDPDLHDRVLAEALAAAEEQKITGQAITPFLLGYLVRGTGGASLEANLAAVRGNVRVAGRIAASWSRGN
- a CDS encoding carbohydrate kinase family protein; its protein translation is MTGTGLLVIGDVVTDVVALHGGSARSVLAVGTDTAADIVLRPGGSGANTASWAARLGADTRILTRVGFDTADWHAAELRRFGVRPHLRIDPDRPTAVVIAMVDVTGERSMLTNRGAGGHIGTGDWDESLLEGVGHLHLSGYTLFAEPGLQLSRLAMAEASRRGVSISVDPASTGFLRSFGVERFIQETLTAQLIIPNLDEALLLTRETSAEGAAEILSLRYGAAAVKLGSRGALMARNGKLAARVPALTTEVIDSIGAGDAFAAGLLTALLSGACDEAALDAGRRAGAEAVTVLGGRPRILPSELDTNELYPLSTN
- a CDS encoding MFS transporter, which encodes MREGPERATRIHNTRDFRLAWAGSTLSMTAFRTLGVSYPLIALMLTGSPMAAGWVGFASTVPGLLLYIPAGVLIDRLTPRRVMLWTEAIRGIAAAGVFVALLCGSASLAHLVVAAVIEGALWVLHSLAETALIPSLVSRDRLPRALARSEMSFHTAVLAGRPLGGFLLGIGQAVPSAVNTVLFFLSFGFLLRMNTNGVRQKARPRPLVKVGDGLREVARQPFLRTAMGLTAFTNLMVNALTMVFLSGSAELSPLVVGLVLAGGGAGGALGSFVVLRLTPPPCMLFLQVWIWAAAFSIAAVGHHPVFFALATLVTGCTGALSNITVRTFEAHEIGPDRIARVASVSRLTSRAAISVAAPLGAFLVTCFGNEGATTVLFLTMIVVAVLVTAVPSLRGALIGPRGAAPAQGPPIRVAG
- a CDS encoding tetratricopeptide repeat protein, translated to MTSDVTSDLVRPDAAGQPYVGLRAFRREDRAKFFGRDREACEVSDLWQAGRLTVLYGPSGVGKTSLIQAGVLPLLDAGRTDVLPIGRVSHGSPFPSAALSRHNPHVFALLSSWSPSETPTRLAGLTIREFLSRRPPRQDPYGDPILTLAAIDQAEELFGDFAHRQPYREWFISQLVEALDGDPNLRLLVSIREDYLAAILPHEPKLAGMARSRFSLTALDTAAAVRATEGPLEGTGRSFAPGAARGLVDDLRMIRVGRALGEEVVADAKVVEPVQLQVVCSAMWRSLPEDVRIISSDHVRRFANADRSLTDFSERMISEVAHDHFGDDVAELRSWLRRCFITELGTREVVYQGETVTAGMPNALVRALVDRHILREDIKAGTRWCELSHERLIQPILQNDHLVVQAESRTFPEDHLRAAELSFRDGEFALAAKQAEEALERCGDNTRIRAEIESFLGNVAHRREDFEKAVSHYRTAAVLFETLGATSAVGGLLAGIGRLRLAQGRPSVAVRELYSAIRRVPNDMSIQTELAWALWYDGHPDAARDVLNDVLGREGNLTEALRARGEILAGLGRAEAALRDLDRVRPLQWPSTRAAHALALALLGNLSEAERAVRAVLPEAGDHGPALLYAARVRALAHDAESAADLARRARSARAPALPAHLAAEADRLIQPP